The Elaeis guineensis isolate ETL-2024a chromosome 11, EG11, whole genome shotgun sequence genomic interval TCACAAACGATGAATCAGAATCGACCAGACTGAAAGCTTAACTCTTACCATCCTAAGTTTGAAGAGTTACCTGATAACAGGAAATGAGAGAGGTTATAAATCCAAAAGCTCCTGTTACTCGAGGAGTGACTTTCTTTGGCGCCAGTTGAAGCAGTCCAATAGCAACCACAATATCCATGGAAGCCTTCACCAGAGACAGCAACCTGTCATTTGACTGTTTGAGCTTGTTGCGATACTGCTCATCCTGCAACCACAAAGAAGAACTGTGTCAAGTAGAGAAAAAACATGCAGAACAAACATGCAACAAAATGAGTGACTTGGTAACCTACTTTATATTTATCAGCTTCCTTCAGCTCCTTCTCTAACTTCTTCATTGATGCTGATATCCTTGCAAGCTCTGCTAGCTGGAAGCAATATGGATTTACATTATAATTGAGCAACAGATGGTGAAAGATGATCATTACACCTCATGGTGTGCCTGATCACAATATGCATCTAACAGGGCTGCAAATCAAGCAGGTTATTCATCAACGGCTTGGTTCAGCTTATGACAGGCCCATTCAATCTCAATTGGTTAGGCACAAGCCAAGCTCAAGCCCCAATCTAGGACTCATTTCATTAACAAACATATAATTCTGGGCTAACCCAAATATGTAGAACTTCAATCTTGGCTAAAGAATATGCTTGTCCAAACTCATTTAGTAGGAAAAGAACCAAGCTTGAACATTTTCAATTCAAGCGCTGCTTGAGATTGAATACCCCTTTCTTTGAGAAGTGAGCCTGAGCAGACTAAAGCTCAGTTCAGCTAGGTCCATCTGCAGTCCCAGTCAACAAGCAAGAGCATGCATCTtacaaagaggaaaaagaaagcaACAACAAAAGCACAAACCTCAATTAAAGTAGTGCAAGCTGAGGAACCCATCCAACAGAAAAGGGATATCTTGCTAATTAGCTCAGCGCGTTCTTTGTTCTACAGAAGCAATTTCAGCAATTATAAGCATCACTTCCTCAAAGAGGAAAGATTAGTAAGGTTACAAAAAATTCAGAAAGAACTCATAAACCAACCTTGTAAATCCCTGTTCTGCCAGCCCATACAATTTGATCTAGAAATAAGAAAGTTGATAGCAATGCATTTTTGGACTGCataaatcaaaagtcaaaatgGGAAAAACAAAGGCAATAGTTTCAGATAAGGACCTGATAAAATTTAGGAGACGCTCATACCTTTCCAAGTAAAATAAGTGGAAGAGGGGATCCCCGGGGAGGGGGGCTTATAAGAGTATGCAGATCATTAACAAACTGCAAGTTTAAGGAGATGGTCACATAAGGAGCACAAATATTCAAATTTCTGATTGTTCAAACTAGAAACCAGACCTTTAAAAGTCGAAAAACTTTTCTTGCCAAGCTAGTTGATTTGTCAACATTTTGCGCAGTGCCAGGCTGTCCATTGCTCACAAATTTTGATCCATACTGAATAGCCCTACAAATCTTATCTCTGGCTTCAGCTTTGTTCAAATACAAAACCAAGAGAGCAAGCTCCGCTCTTGTTGCATCTAATGTACTCATTTTCTCTATTTTGCCCTGCTTATCAAAAGGTGACGCTCCTTACATTTTAAAAGAACATAAAAAAGGCTATAAAGCAAGACTGATAACATCATCACCAATCAGCAATATGATTAGCAATTATTAAACTGCAAAAATAATAGCTAACATATCACATAAAAATGTCTGAGAAATTGAACTAATAGCAGGTGTAAAGCATTGATGATGCCACAAAAAGGTGACATCGATTCTGCTCTCTGCTCCCTGACAACCCTGCTGCAATTAGATTTGCTTTGAGGATGGCAGGCCTTTTATTTTTAACTGGAAAATTCTGCTGGCATTTCAAGCACGATAAGTTTGATCAAATAAGTGACAACAAGGACTATAAATAATGCCGCATATGATATCCAAATTCTGAATGATCAAACAGGTCAGGGCTATTACCTAAATCATCAGATATTGTTTGGAACACGAAATGCCGTAAATGTATATACCAGAAGCAGTAggaagtgataaagttatggcgTTAGCAGTTGGAATGGAATGTGGAAAgtgaaatcttaaaaaaaaaataaaaaaagaatttaaaaaaataaaaaaaaaataaaaaataaaaaactactctGATGAGGCCACTAAGGTTCGTTGCTATGAAACACCTCACACTGGAAGCTGAGACAAATCTACTCACTTTTAAAGAAATGCCCTCCCCTTCCACGCAATATTAGAAAAAGATTGTTATACAAGTGAATATATCAAGCATGCAGATGCATCGAACAGCTCCTAACAAATAATAATTCCACAAAAGAGCCCTACGAAAAATTACAATATACCATCATTATTGCTTCAATTAGAATTTAGCAATATATCCTTTCAAGATTTTAACTTCAACTCATTGTTTACATGTTATCGCTGAATTCAGACGGGCACTCAATCTTCCGTGTAAACAACCCAAACGTACATAAGCTAACCTAACCAAACTCCATTTTTTGCAAATAATGTACAATTCAGGTTGGGTTAAACTGTATCACTAGCATGTATGTCTATGACaacattatattatatatttatcttgCCAAGGTTAAAAAGTGTAATGACAACTTCTTAATGCATCTCAGTTATAGTGCTGAAGCATTTATGCCAGTCCCTGGGTCGGCTAACAGTGCAGACCTCAATTCATACCACACCCTATGTATTTCTGCAATGTGAAAACTTTCACGGCCCATGCTCAGATTGTCTTCATAATTATTTTCACTGCTTGATGTAGGTAGAAGGGAGTATTGTGCGTCTGGCACCATACCAACACGTGAACAATATAAGGTCAGCATGCTAGATTCCAAACCTCACCGACAGGTAAATTAAGTTGACATGGATCTTGTCCGTCAACCTCCTTATATTGTTAGATGTTCTTGATTCATGCAAGAAACTTGAACAAAAATTACAGTTTTATGATGGTATTAAGGTTTTTATAAAAAATGGAGGTATTTGGAGAAAATTGCAATATTTAATATGAGGTGGGAGGGCATCTGATATGTTGGCATTGTTGGCAATGAAAGCCCAGCAAGATATCGGAGCCAAGCCTCTAAAAGCCCAGAGAGATATCGGAGCCAAACCTCTAATGGGGGAAGCAAACCCTCACATCCAAGTGTCACAGCAATCCAGACCTTGATCCCTCACAGGAGTGGGCCTAATGGCCAAGTTAT includes:
- the LOC105054145 gene encoding peroxisomal membrane protein 11-5: MSTLDATRAELALLVLYLNKAEARDKICRAIQYGSKFVSNGQPGTAQNVDKSTSLARKVFRLLKFVNDLHTLISPPPRGSPLPLILLGKSKNALLSTFLFLDQIVWAGRTGIYKNKERAELISKISLFCWMGSSACTTLIELAELARISASMKKLEKELKEADKYKDEQYRNKLKQSNDRLLSLVKASMDIVVAIGLLQLAPKKVTPRVTGAFGFITSLISCYQLLPAPAKSKTA